A window of Daucus carota subsp. sativus chromosome 2, DH1 v3.0, whole genome shotgun sequence genomic DNA:
TATCATTTGTAGTTTTTCTTTACATAAATATGTTTGTATGTATTCAACAGGAACGAGGTATTCAACTTCCTCGTGATATTGAATTGGACGAGGAAACCAGATACTCATCGGTCTTTAGGGGGGTTAATGATAGTGGCTATGATGAAAAAGAGAACCTGTTGGATTCACGTAATATTGAAACTTTTGGAGGTGCATCTGATTCTTCCATTGGCAAGTCATTTACTGCATTTAAAAGTGGCAAAAGTAATGATGTAGCTGAAATGCCATCAAGCTCCTCATCTATGGTAATTGTTACAAAGATCATCTAATCCTTGTGAAGtctctgatttttttattttgctttgctATGTTGGAGATAAAAGTTTTCACCAGCAATTATATAATCTTGACATGGTATTgcttattagaaaaaaaattattagtgcAAGTACTAATGGTAATATGATGCCTTCTAATTGCAAAGACGAAAGTCAAAGTTTAAGCTTAGAAACCTTTCCCTTGCAAAAAGAAGGAAGGAGAAATGCATTGCTCTTCTGTTAGAAACTGTGGTGGGTTTTTTGGTTATATGTTTAGTTTAAGTCCAAGGttgatttttttctgaattgCTATTTTATCTGTTATATTTTGTTCTTATGCAATAATCTTATATGTTGTATCTAATATAGATTATCATCTCCTGTGCCTTGTTATACAGGATGATATTCAATCTTCTCAGTCAATGCGGCAATGGTCCGCTTCTCATGATCAAATTAAGCAATTCTCCTCAGATCCTCATCATACAAGTCTCCTAGCTTTAGATGGTGGAAGCAGGttctttttcattatttaatCCATTCTTTAATAGTAGTTTGTTATGGTACACATATATGTTGGATATCTTCTTTGTTGTTAAATTGTTCTTTTGCTTGGTCTCACAAGAACTGACAAATAAAGATTTGTGTACAATTTGCACCTTAATTGACCATGACTTATTTCAGGGTTCGAGAAGGCGAGGTTAATGAAAACCTAGCAGTAAGCAGTTTTAAAGAATTAGAGAAGAAAACCGTAAGTGAAATGTTACTGCTCTTTTAGATgcatgttttttgtttttaagtttTACTTTAAGTGAAGGGGTTATTCTTGACGGTCTTATATTTTTCACTTTGTGTATTTGAACAGTTAAATGCAGATACTCAACCTTCTAAACCTCGGGGTGAGTATGATCTATCCTGATGCATGTTGCTGTTAAATTACCTTATCACCATCAGATCCATGCTTGCTGTTTCAACTATTATAGATACTAGGAAATGGATCAAGGGAGTGtctctattatttaattaatgatTGAATGGTTAAGGATAGAGAAAATTGCATCCTCATTGCTAGAAGGATGTATGAATACTGTGTTAGCTTAGTACCTctaataatctgaacaaaaacCCAGGGCTTCAATTCTCTTGCTGAGGTTAAATAGTGGTATCTAAGACTGAAGTATCcccaaattttatatatgataaaaattaagTTAGCATTCTTCATGATTATCACCTGCTAAAGTGCATCACCCTTCTAGATTGAGACAGAATTTGCAGGATGAGTTGTACAGCAGTGGTTCGAATAAGATTAATAAATGACATTAAAATAAGCTCCCTTGTAGCCTCGTCTTTTCTCATTCTTGCTTGGTTAATATGAAGTTAGATAGTTTCTCTTTTGATCTTGCCTAGGCAGCTGATAAGCGATCACGTAGGCTATTCTTTATAACAATCCTAAAAGTTGATCGAAATTATCTACACTTAATAAGAGAAAAGATGAAGATTAAGCCAGCACTAGTCAACTGCAGTTTTGATCTTAGAGATTGGATAATTCGTTTGTTTGGAGACAAACAGTGCAATATGTATTTCAgcagttaaaatatataataaatgacaATGAAGTGCACCAGACCAGATAAGTTTCTGGGTTTAATTAACCTAGAATTAGTCATTTATTTGGTTCAGTTAACCTGCATTCACTGTCTCATTAGTTTGTTAGTGTTGTTTACATTTTATGGTTCTTGTGTAAGAGGTGGATATATAGATGCAGGGGTGTAACGGGTTCTGTTCGGTTTTTGGGTAAAGCGGTTAAACGGGTAAATCTATATGGATTCAAGttcaaaaaaatacattatgaaCATACAGAgtagattaaaaaattataaaatatgtgaaGTGCAAAGGAGATTTACCCATGGTCATACAGTGACTTAGAGAGACGGTACTAGATGCAGTATATGTAGAGAAAGATGGAGAGGTGCATGACAACATCTATATCACTAGGCTACCTGTTATGAGATCTCTTGCCTATTCGCCTTTCTGCTCTGGATTTATTCTATATTTGGTCCTTAGGTGATGCCATGTATTAAATTATAATCTCTTAATTTTTTCCTTAAGGTATCTCATGTACTAACTTCCAAGCACTTGATTTTTTATGGTTAGTATTACTTATGGAAAGTGTGAGATTCTGAGATTAAATGACTCACAGTATGAACCAGAGTAAGTTAAAAATACTTAAGAAAATTATGAATAACAATCAAGTTAAAATTATAGTATGTACAAAACTACAATCGTTGCAAGCAAACAGAGGCATAAGGTCATGAAGGTTTATGATATGATAACGACTTGAAACCAACGATTTTCACTTGCTGCTCCAAATCTCCTACTGGAccattaagttttttttttaatttttaaaacaaactaaaatGCCTTAGAAGCTAACAACATGCTTCATTGCAAACATGTAGGTAATTGCTGCCTTCACAATGTTGAGTATGTTTAGTGACGGTTTCTGTTTAGGAATTATTGACAAGATGTCTCCTGGCGTTGTTTTTTTGGGACATTTTAGTCAAGGCCCATTCGCAAAACTTATTGGCCCAGGAGTAGCTAGCCCGTAAAATATACTGGAATCGTAATGGTCATTGTGGGCCCAGAATAAGTTTAAAACCCTATTTAACCCTACTAGTACTCTCACTTGCACATCCACCCCctcttttatttaagaaaaagcTTGCTCTCTCAGATTGCCGCCATGGGTAAATTTCATCTCTATGACATCTGAAAATTTCTTTTATCGCGTCTTTAAACTATCTTAATGTGTATTTATACATGTGTTTCTTGTACttgtatattatatgataatcacTCAGTCATGAATCGTGATGTTAGTTACCCTTTTAAGCTTATAAATCTAAATCAGAGATAGATTGGAAGTTGGAACCCATTAAATATTATGATGGTCCTTACCATGTTAAGATCTGAACCTGATTAAGAAGTTCTTTGCGTCGTCGCATTGTATGTAGACACCGATACCTCAAATTCATGTTTCTTAGTTTCTTTTTGCCGATACTGGTCTTCTTTGTGTGACCATTATACTGTTtttacattaatattttttatgcaagtgacttattttttgataaagttgagattttttgtatttagttttttattttatttgtttgtattGTAGTAGgacctcatatatatatatgtatgtgtgtgtatacatatatgtatgtgtgtatatgtatattttaatatttggacCTGTTAAGGGGCTATATACTTgcttgtatatatgtgtgtatgtactTGCTTGTATATTTTGATATGTATGTATGCTATTTTAGATAACATTGCTCAACTTTTTTGAGGAAATCCTAGGCTTTAGGGGGATTTTTCACCTTTCGCCTTCAAAAACACTGTTAGTacttatgatatattatatgattagagggaattgctcaaatacaaaccaagatTAAGATGAAGTCTACAAACTTAATTAAGCCCTTAGATGaatataatctaatggccccATCCCCccgtccccccccccccccccccccccccccccccccccgccgTTTCTAATCAGATTTGTCCCGTCAGTTGGTGcgctttttttgaaatccgacttcactgtatttttcGTCATCTCCCAATGATCAATTTGCATATCAATGTGCTATATTTcggtttgattttgaattttttttatttttgaggaGGTTTGTAGTGGAGGACCCCATGATTAGATCTATTTTGTAAGCCATGCGGACGCCTTGTGACCATGACATCCAGGCGTTGCTTACAAATGCCAGGCTTTTTTAGAACTATAACAACCATGCTTGCTATCTTGTATTAGACTTGTTGATATGCATATAGTTGAGCTTGTCTAGaaattgatagaatatattagaAACACCTTGCAAGTATGGAAGTACTCTGTCAGTCAAAAAAATGTTTCCAGTTTCGACAGCTATTATTATGTATGCAGAGCTGAACTCATCATTTGGGCAAAATAAAGGTTCTGAGGGACAGGAGAACACCCTTAATACTCCTGGTCATGGAATTGCTGCTTCCGCAAGTGTTCATCGGCCTAGGGTCTCCCCAAGTTCATCAAAGGGGTCACTGTCCACGCTCAATCCGCATGCCAAGGTAAATTCGATAATAAgctatgtttttttattttgatgctAGGAACTGATAATTAAATAAGTAAATTATGAGCAACAAGTCTTACTCACCTGGTGTATCTCTATCAGGAATTCAAATTAAATCCCAATGCGAAGAGTTTTACCCCAAACCCAACAACAATTCGGCCCGTATCTCCAGTGTCTGATGGTTCCTACTACTACCAGGCTAATGTACCCGCAGTTCCTAACATGCATGGCATACCTGTAGCAATCGGGGCAAGTGCTTTCAACTTTATAGTACTTTCACTTTCTATTACCCTGCAAACTGTTTTATGTATTCTAGCAATGACTGAATATTTGAATGTGATTATGAAAAGTAGAAATATGTTCTTAATAAATTGAAAAGTGGCTTTACTGATAGACCGGTGAGTGAACATGTACTGAGCAAATGCGGAGGTCACTCTTATTTAGGCGGATATGGATTTAGACTGTATAATGAAATTTTTGTTCCCTGATATAACGGTCAcatgttaataataaatttagataaGAACCTAAACATTGTTGGTACCTAAATTTGCTAATATGTCTATGAGATTTCCTTGTACGGGTCTTTCTTTATCTTGAGTACTTTGCAAATAGTCTGTTTTGATCCTGTGTGACAGCTTGATGAAAATATGGTAAATTGGTAGTCTTTGAAAACTTGCAACTATTGTACAactttttttgtaatattttatcttaaaatataattttgtgtgCCATGACTTTGGAAGAGGGCTGTTTTTATCATTATCATTGCTGCAGTCACAGTGCAATATTTGCTGAGGCTGGTCTTTAGTTTTGCTTTAGCTGGACTTAAGCAACCCAGTGAGGACCAAGGCATCATATTATGAACCATGGAATGTTGTTTATGACAATGATCTTGTTTCACATTTATCGATACTTGTTTGCTTGTTTTAGGTTGGACAATCATTTGGTGGGCATCAGCCTGTCATGTTTAATCCACAGGCTGCAGCAATGCAAGCACCACAGCCCTTTTTTCATCCAAATGGACCTCAGGTATATGGATATTTTCTCCTTTGTTTATATAAATGTCAACATATTTGAATGGCTCAGGCAACAACTCTTTTAGCATTTGTTGCAGTATGGGCAACATATGATTCTTGGTCAGCCTCGCCAGGTCGTATACATGCCAACCTATCCTCAGGTAAAAAGATGTTACATCATAGTGTCACATTGATTCAGGTTTTTATAAACATATGTGAGAGAAAGTTATATGCATATTGAGAGTTTGTTGTACTGACACTTCATAAGGGATAGTTGGAAATTGTCTGGGTCAGTGCACCTCTTCATTGTGTTCCTGATCAGTTATAGTCAATATCTTTATATAATGACAAGTGAATACAAGTTTTAGGGTGTGTTTTGCCCTCCTTGTAAGTTTCTTATACTTTGATTTGGTATATTTATGGATACTGTTTAAAGAGTatagttttaatattaaatacattGTGTTGAGACATTAATTTGGTGTCTGCTGTTTTAGGTTTTGTAATTAGGAGAATATACACATACATTAGTTATAAGTTGTGACACGGTTCTTAGAGCAAGTGCAATGCAGAGCCCAACTGCTGATGTGGAAGAGAGAGGCAGGGACCTGTTTGTTTTTGAAGCGCTGGAGAAGAGGAGAGAAGTTGGCCAGGCCCGTGTTCCTGGGCTGGCCAACTCCAGCAGCTTTTCCTGACTTCCTTTTTttctat
This region includes:
- the LOC108209378 gene encoding polyadenylate-binding protein-interacting protein 4 isoform X4; its protein translation is MNMQQAVPPRSVNGIGRRRGEKEPGNRFDNKLSTGKINSGRLTASGVLGSDKRIDNESPSRERLVYLTTCLIGHHVEIQVIDGSVFSGIFHATNADKDFGIILKMARLTKAGSSRGQKNISDSANKPASKTLIIPATELVQIIAKGVAVTMDGLASELQQEKQQDIMTDSTISHSRHVDVERELGRWVPDEDVPECPELDNIFDGPWNRGWDQFEANETLFGVKSTFNEDLYTTKLDRGPQTRELEREALRIAREIEVEDTQDLHLAEERGIQLPRDIELDEETRYSSVFRGVNDSGYDEKENLLDSRNIETFGGASDSSIGKSFTAFKSGKSNDVAEMPSSSSSMDDIQSSQSMRQWSASHDQIKQFSSDPHHTSLLALDGGSRVREGEVNENLAVSSFKELEKKTLNADTQPSKPRELNSSFGQNKGSEGQENTLNTPGHGIAASASVHRPRVSPSSSKGSLSTLNPHAKEFKLNPNAKSFTPNPTTIRPVSPVSDGSYYYQANVPAVPNMHGIPVAIGVGQSFGGHQPVMFNPQAAAMQAPQPFFHPNGPQYGQHMILGQPRQVVYMPTYPQEMQYKGREF
- the LOC108209378 gene encoding polyadenylate-binding protein-interacting protein 4 isoform X3, producing the protein MNMQQAVPPRSVNGIGRRRGEKEPGNRFDNKLSTGKINSGRLTASGKGVLGSDKRIDNESPSRERLVYLTTCLIGHHVEIQVIDGSVFSGIFHATNADKDFGIILKMARLTKAGSSRGQKNISDSANKPASKTLIIPATELVQIIAKGVAVTMDGLASELQQEKQQDIMTDSTISHSRHVDVERELGRWVPDEDVPECPELDNIFDGPWNRGWDQFEANETLFGVKSTFNEDLYTTKLDRGPQTRELEREALRIAREIEVEDTQDLHLAEERGIQLPRDIELDEETRYSSVFRGVNDSGYDEKENLLDSRNIETFGGASDSSIGKSFTAFKSGKSNDVAEMPSSSSSMDDIQSSQSMRQWSASHDQIKQFSSDPHHTSLLALDGGSRVREGEVNENLAVSSFKELEKKTLNADTQPSKPRELNSSFGQNKGSEGQENTLNTPGHGIAASASVHRPRVSPSSSKGSLSTLNPHAKEFKLNPNAKSFTPNPTTIRPVSPVSDGSYYYQANVPAVPNMHGIPVAIGVGQSFGGHQPVMFNPQAAAMQAPQPFFHPNGPQYGQHMILGQPRQVVYMPTYPQEMQYKGREF
- the LOC108209378 gene encoding polyadenylate-binding protein-interacting protein 4 isoform X2, which translates into the protein MNMQQAVPPRSVNGIGRRRGEKEPGNRFDNKLSTGKINSGRLTASGVLGSDKRIDNESPSRERLVYLTTCLIGHHVEIQVIDGSVFSGIFHATNADKDFGIILKMARLTKAGSSRGQKNISDSANKPASKTLIIPATELVQIIAKGVAVTMDGLASELQQEKQQDIMTDSTISHSRHVDVERELGRWVPDEDVPECPELDNIFDGPWNRGWDQFEANETLFGVKSTFNEDLYTTKLDRGPQTRELEREALRIAREIEVEDTQDLHLAEERGIQLPRDIELDEETRYSSVFRGVNDSGYDEKENLLDSRNIETFGGASDSSIGKSFTAFKSGKSNDVAEMPSSSSSMDDIQSSQSMRQWSASHDQIKQFSSDPHHTSLLALDGGSRVREGEVNENLAVSSFKELEKKTLNADTQPSKPRELNSSFGQNKGSEGQENTLNTPGHGIAASASVHRPRVSPSSSKGSLSTLNPHAKEFKLNPNAKSFTPNPTTIRPVSPVSDGSYYYQANVPAVPNMHGIPVAIGVGQSFGGHQPVMFNPQAAAMQAPQPFFHPNGPQHLLQYGQHMILGQPRQVVYMPTYPQEMQYKGREF
- the LOC108209378 gene encoding polyadenylate-binding protein-interacting protein 4 isoform X1, producing the protein MNMQQAVPPRSVNGIGRRRGEKEPGNRFDNKLSTGKINSGRLTASGKGVLGSDKRIDNESPSRERLVYLTTCLIGHHVEIQVIDGSVFSGIFHATNADKDFGIILKMARLTKAGSSRGQKNISDSANKPASKTLIIPATELVQIIAKGVAVTMDGLASELQQEKQQDIMTDSTISHSRHVDVERELGRWVPDEDVPECPELDNIFDGPWNRGWDQFEANETLFGVKSTFNEDLYTTKLDRGPQTRELEREALRIAREIEVEDTQDLHLAEERGIQLPRDIELDEETRYSSVFRGVNDSGYDEKENLLDSRNIETFGGASDSSIGKSFTAFKSGKSNDVAEMPSSSSSMDDIQSSQSMRQWSASHDQIKQFSSDPHHTSLLALDGGSRVREGEVNENLAVSSFKELEKKTLNADTQPSKPRELNSSFGQNKGSEGQENTLNTPGHGIAASASVHRPRVSPSSSKGSLSTLNPHAKEFKLNPNAKSFTPNPTTIRPVSPVSDGSYYYQANVPAVPNMHGIPVAIGVGQSFGGHQPVMFNPQAAAMQAPQPFFHPNGPQHLLQYGQHMILGQPRQVVYMPTYPQEMQYKGREF